Proteins encoded by one window of Modestobacter marinus:
- a CDS encoding flagellin has product MGLTVTTGSAARSAARVLATNDQALRTSLERLSLGLRINRAADDAAGLAVSEGLRSRIGGTVQALRNARDGISVLQTAEGALQESAAILQRMRDLAVRAANDGAVDAAGRSAVQAELGRLRDELDRIAGTTTSHGNALLDGTWDRLFQVGAGVGETIGLRLGTGTDAVALGLADVDVTRGEPAVRATRAMGPDGTDSPTAAALVFEGVTLVAGGVASLTGTISLDGLSLDLGAVVHPDPEGDGVPNAEAVTQLNAAARAAGFGWPHDPFLDDGDDLLFRGPLPAADATTADLAAATPAYAPATGAPPVTVSTVPALPPDSPAAGSLVLLGAAAGGQLGRLTGTVSVGGRGLDLGRVRLVDTTGDQVVSTAEALAQLGAAAQAAGLTSGDSFTVVGEDVVFRGPVPADDATAEEVAAASPVYRPATGAPAAIRAVDRAIGLVSAQRAELGAVQNRLEHTIGRLGVALENATAAESRIRDTDMAQEMTRFARGQVLIQAGTAMLAQANQSAQRVLSLLQP; this is encoded by the coding sequence GTGGGTCTCACCGTCACCACCGGCAGCGCGGCCAGGAGCGCCGCCCGGGTGCTGGCGACGAACGACCAGGCGCTGCGCACGTCGCTCGAGCGGCTCTCCTTGGGCCTCCGGATCAACCGGGCGGCCGACGACGCCGCCGGGCTGGCCGTCTCCGAGGGACTGCGGTCCCGGATCGGCGGGACGGTCCAGGCGCTCCGCAACGCCCGCGACGGCATCAGCGTGCTGCAGACGGCGGAGGGCGCGCTGCAGGAGAGCGCCGCGATCCTGCAGCGCATGCGCGACCTCGCCGTCCGGGCGGCCAACGACGGGGCGGTGGACGCCGCGGGCAGGTCCGCCGTCCAGGCCGAGCTCGGCCGGCTGCGGGACGAGCTGGACCGGATCGCCGGCACCACCACCTCGCACGGCAACGCCCTGCTGGACGGCACCTGGGACCGGCTCTTCCAGGTGGGCGCCGGGGTGGGCGAGACGATCGGGCTGCGCCTGGGCACCGGCACGGACGCCGTGGCGCTCGGGCTGGCCGACGTCGACGTGACCCGGGGCGAACCGGCGGTGCGGGCCACCCGGGCGATGGGGCCGGACGGCACGGACAGCCCGACCGCCGCCGCGCTGGTCTTCGAGGGCGTGACGCTCGTGGCCGGCGGCGTCGCCTCGCTCACCGGCACCATCTCCCTCGACGGCCTCAGCCTCGACCTCGGCGCGGTGGTCCACCCCGACCCGGAGGGCGACGGCGTTCCCAACGCGGAGGCCGTGACCCAGCTGAACGCCGCCGCGCGGGCCGCCGGCTTCGGCTGGCCGCACGACCCGTTCCTGGACGACGGCGACGACCTCCTCTTCCGCGGCCCGCTGCCCGCTGCCGACGCAACGACGGCGGACCTGGCCGCGGCCACCCCGGCGTACGCCCCGGCGACCGGCGCACCGCCGGTGACCGTGTCGACGGTGCCCGCGCTGCCCCCGGACAGCCCGGCGGCCGGTTCGCTCGTCCTGCTCGGCGCCGCCGCGGGCGGCCAGCTCGGCCGGCTCACCGGCACGGTGTCCGTCGGCGGCCGCGGCCTGGACCTGGGCCGGGTGCGCCTCGTCGACACCACCGGCGACCAGGTGGTCTCCACCGCGGAGGCGCTGGCGCAGCTGGGCGCCGCGGCGCAGGCGGCCGGCCTCACCAGCGGGGACTCCTTCACGGTGGTCGGCGAGGACGTCGTGTTCCGCGGTCCCGTGCCCGCCGACGACGCGACGGCGGAGGAGGTGGCCGCAGCCAGCCCGGTGTACCGCCCCGCCACCGGCGCCCCGGCCGCGATCCGCGCCGTGGACCGGGCGATCGGGCTGGTGTCGGCACAGCGGGCCGAGCTGGGGGCGGTGCAGAACCGGCTCGAGCACACGATCGGCAGGCTCGGGGTGGCCCTGGAGAACGCCACGGCCGCCGAGTCGCGGATCCGGGACACCGACATGGCCCAGGAGATGACCCGCTTCGCCCGCGGCCAGGTGCTCATCCAGGCCGGCACCGCGATGCTCGCCCAGGCGAACCAGTCGGCCCAGCGCGTCCTCAGCCTGCTGCAGCCCTGA
- a CDS encoding bifunctional 3'-5' exonuclease/DNA polymerase, translating to MSSGGPARDGGVPERVLLVRPAPGKVHAQPLSGAGVPVRLPEAELPGFVRQHPHTRWVWDDTTRWYPQLLAAGVRVERCTDLRLSRALLRHSPFVDQAFLAGDDAAAWDALAPVAAEDPALFALDDLADRLDPGAEHDRQQAALAAAPHRGRLALLLAAESSGALVAAEMTHAGLPWRADVHDRLLTELMGPRPPRGQRPAQLERLVPEIRGALGAPQLNPDSPGELLRALQAAGLPVADTRSWTLEQLDHPGIPPLLEYKKLSRLLAANGWAWLDSWVRDGRFRPTYLPGGVVTGRWASSGGGALSVPAQVRPAAVADAGWRFVVADVSQLEPRVLAAMSGDTAMAGAARARDLYQAMVDSGTVPSRSDAKLGMLGAMYGGTRGESGRMLPRLARRYPRAIGLVEEAARAGERGEVVHTLLGRGSPPPTGAWAERSLEPSDDGVPPEDRARDRRAWGRFTRNFVVQGTGAEWALCWLADLRNRLWQLGDAGELTDRPHLVFFLHDEVVVHTPADLADEVTAAVRRAAAEAGRLLFGSFPVDFPLDVSVVQSWADAS from the coding sequence GTGAGCTCGGGCGGGCCGGCGCGGGACGGCGGCGTCCCGGAGCGGGTGCTGCTCGTGCGCCCGGCGCCCGGCAAGGTCCACGCCCAGCCGCTCTCCGGCGCCGGTGTTCCGGTGCGGCTGCCGGAGGCGGAGCTGCCCGGGTTCGTCCGGCAGCACCCCCACACCCGGTGGGTCTGGGACGACACCACCCGCTGGTACCCGCAGCTGCTGGCGGCCGGGGTGCGGGTGGAGCGATGCACGGACCTGCGGTTGAGCCGGGCGCTGCTGCGCCACTCCCCCTTCGTCGACCAGGCCTTCCTCGCCGGGGACGACGCCGCCGCCTGGGACGCGCTGGCGCCGGTCGCCGCCGAGGACCCTGCCCTCTTCGCCCTGGACGACCTGGCCGACCGGCTCGACCCGGGCGCCGAGCACGACCGGCAGCAGGCGGCCCTGGCCGCGGCGCCGCACCGCGGCCGGCTGGCCCTGCTGCTCGCCGCGGAGTCTTCCGGTGCCCTGGTGGCCGCGGAGATGACGCACGCCGGGCTGCCCTGGCGCGCCGACGTCCACGACCGGCTGCTGACCGAGCTGATGGGCCCACGGCCGCCGCGCGGGCAGCGGCCGGCGCAGCTGGAGCGGCTCGTGCCGGAGATCCGCGGCGCCCTGGGGGCGCCGCAGCTGAACCCGGACTCCCCCGGCGAGCTGCTCCGGGCGCTGCAGGCCGCGGGGCTGCCGGTCGCCGACACCCGGTCCTGGACGCTGGAGCAGCTGGACCACCCGGGCATCCCGCCGCTGCTGGAGTACAAGAAGCTGTCCCGGCTGCTGGCGGCGAACGGCTGGGCGTGGCTGGACAGCTGGGTGCGCGACGGCCGGTTCCGGCCCACCTACCTGCCCGGCGGGGTCGTCACCGGCCGGTGGGCGTCCTCCGGCGGCGGAGCGCTGTCGGTCCCGGCCCAGGTCCGTCCGGCGGCCGTCGCCGACGCGGGGTGGCGGTTCGTCGTCGCCGACGTCTCGCAGCTGGAGCCGCGCGTGCTGGCCGCGATGAGCGGCGACACCGCGATGGCCGGGGCCGCGCGGGCCCGGGACCTGTACCAGGCGATGGTCGACAGCGGCACCGTGCCCAGCCGCAGCGACGCGAAGCTGGGCATGCTCGGCGCGATGTACGGCGGCACCCGCGGCGAGAGCGGGCGGATGCTCCCCCGGCTGGCCCGCCGCTACCCGCGGGCCATCGGCCTGGTCGAGGAGGCCGCCCGGGCCGGCGAGCGGGGCGAGGTCGTGCACACCCTCCTCGGCCGCGGCTCGCCCCCGCCGACCGGCGCGTGGGCCGAGCGCTCCCTCGAACCGTCCGACGACGGCGTGCCGCCGGAGGACCGGGCCCGCGACCGGCGCGCCTGGGGCCGGTTCACCCGCAACTTCGTCGTCCAGGGCACCGGGGCGGAGTGGGCGCTGTGCTGGCTGGCCGACCTGCGCAACCGGCTCTGGCAGCTCGGGGACGCCGGGGAGCTCACCGACCGCCCGCACCTGGTGTTCTTCCTGCACGACGAGGTGGTGGTGCACACCCCCGCCGACCTCGCCGACGAGGTGACCGCGGCGGTGCGCCGGGCGGCGGCGGAGGCCGGCCGGCTGCTGTTCGGCTCGTTCCCGGTCGACTTCCCGCTCGACGTCTCGGTCGTCCAGTCCTGGGCCGACGCCTCCTAG
- a CDS encoding hemerythrin domain-containing protein produces the protein MSRSIADQTVEELGGPGSVLTRQRADHEQLDRLLHELDGTTGTAQERVLRRIDRLVFSHAFAEETVLWPVVRRVLPDGDALTRQVEEEHQEVNELVGELETLPHEDPRRAAALSRLVQVLREDVRDEEDEMFPRLQAAVDVEELRRLGRRWQLMRLVSPTRPHPTVSRRPPGNALSGLPLSVLDRTRDLVDAGVQHAPARVAPAGQVVSRGLATVAGWVERVPAARRGDGGQSTSR, from the coding sequence ATGTCCCGATCGATCGCCGACCAGACCGTCGAGGAGCTCGGCGGGCCGGGCAGCGTCCTCACCCGCCAGCGCGCGGACCACGAGCAGCTGGACCGGCTGCTGCACGAGCTCGACGGCACCACCGGCACCGCGCAGGAGCGGGTGCTGCGCCGGATCGACCGGCTGGTGTTCAGCCACGCCTTCGCCGAGGAGACCGTGCTCTGGCCGGTGGTCCGGCGGGTGCTGCCCGACGGCGATGCGCTGACCCGCCAGGTCGAGGAGGAGCACCAGGAGGTCAACGAGCTGGTCGGCGAGCTGGAGACGCTCCCGCACGAGGACCCGCGCCGGGCCGCCGCGCTGTCCCGACTGGTCCAGGTGCTGCGGGAGGACGTGCGGGACGAGGAGGACGAGATGTTCCCCCGCCTGCAGGCGGCCGTGGACGTCGAGGAGCTGCGCCGGCTGGGCCGCCGGTGGCAGCTCATGCGACTGGTCTCCCCGACCCGGCCGCACCCGACCGTGTCCCGCCGTCCCCCGGGCAACGCCCTCTCCGGGCTCCCGCTGTCGGTGCTCGACCGCACCCGTGACCTGGTCGACGCGGGCGTGCAGCACGCCCCGGCCCGGGTCGCCCCGGCCGGGCAGGTGGTCAGCCGCGGGCTGGCCACCGTCGCCGGCTGGGTGGAGCGGGTGCCGGCGGCCCGCCGCGGCGACGGCGGCCAGTCGACCAGCCGGTGA
- a CDS encoding enoyl-CoA hydratase-related protein codes for MSGSSGEVQLEVSDGVAVVTLNAPQRRNALTPAMAAELIATFDEVDGRDDVGALVVQAVGRSFCAGGDVQTLTDAGRDPAAPDAYAGMGAIYDSFFRLGQVRVPTIAAVRGSAVGAGMNMLLAADLRIVARDARLICGFLKRGIHPGGGHFVLLSRLVGREAAAAMALFGEELDGEAAVRLGLAWETHDDDAVEDRARELAARVARDPDLARLAVGNFRKETGPPGVSWEIATQFERPAQMWSMRRPTD; via the coding sequence ATGTCCGGCAGCTCAGGCGAGGTCCAGCTCGAGGTCTCCGACGGCGTCGCCGTCGTCACGCTCAACGCCCCGCAGCGGCGCAACGCGCTCACCCCGGCGATGGCCGCCGAGCTGATCGCCACCTTCGACGAGGTCGACGGCCGGGACGACGTCGGCGCCCTCGTGGTCCAGGCGGTCGGGAGGTCCTTCTGCGCCGGCGGTGACGTGCAGACCCTGACCGACGCCGGCCGCGACCCGGCGGCGCCCGACGCCTACGCCGGGATGGGGGCCATCTACGACTCCTTCTTCCGGCTCGGCCAGGTCCGGGTGCCGACGATCGCCGCCGTGCGTGGCTCGGCGGTGGGCGCCGGGATGAACATGCTGCTCGCCGCCGACCTGCGCATCGTGGCCCGCGACGCCCGGCTGATCTGCGGCTTCCTCAAGCGCGGCATCCACCCCGGGGGCGGGCACTTCGTCCTGCTGTCCCGGCTCGTCGGCCGGGAGGCGGCCGCGGCGATGGCGCTGTTCGGCGAGGAGCTCGACGGCGAGGCCGCGGTGCGGCTGGGGCTGGCCTGGGAGACCCACGACGACGACGCCGTCGAGGACCGGGCCCGGGAGCTCGCCGCCCGGGTGGCCCGGGACCCGGACCTGGCCCGGCTGGCGGTCGGCAACTTCCGCAAGGAGACCGGCCCGCCCGGGGTCAGCTGGGAGATCGCCACCCAGTTCGAGCGCCCCGCGCAGATGTGGTCGATGCGCCGGCCGACCGACTGA
- a CDS encoding YihY/virulence factor BrkB family protein, producing the protein MAGASARDPREGARSDTAQHDPERDIAPDDDNITHERADFAPTGADTKTTTGGTLKRTLKEFSEDGLTDWAATLTYYGVLALFPALAALASIVGLLTDPEELTTALTEVVPEQAADTLNPVIEQVAGSSGAAGFGLVLGLFGAIWSASGYVGAFTRAANVVYETREGRKIWKLKPLQLLVTLIGILFAALILAMLVLSGPVVDAVGQAIGLGDTVLTIWTWIKWPVILVLLALMIAVLYYATPNAKLRGFKWVSPGAGVAILVAVVASALFAFYVANFSSYNATYGALAGVVIFLIWFWLINLALLFGIELDAEMERTTELKAGVPRAEKEIQLDARDEPKRQQTT; encoded by the coding sequence ATGGCCGGAGCCAGTGCGCGCGACCCCCGCGAGGGGGCGCGCAGCGACACGGCGCAGCACGACCCGGAGCGAGACATCGCGCCGGACGACGACAACATCACGCACGAGCGGGCCGACTTCGCCCCGACCGGTGCGGACACGAAGACCACCACCGGCGGCACGCTCAAGCGCACGCTGAAGGAGTTCAGCGAGGACGGGCTGACCGACTGGGCGGCCACGCTGACCTACTACGGCGTGCTGGCGCTCTTCCCCGCCCTCGCCGCGCTGGCCTCGATCGTCGGCCTGCTCACTGATCCGGAAGAGCTGACCACCGCGCTCACCGAGGTCGTGCCCGAGCAGGCGGCCGACACGCTGAACCCGGTGATCGAGCAGGTCGCCGGCAGTTCCGGTGCGGCCGGGTTCGGCCTGGTCCTCGGTCTGTTCGGTGCCATCTGGTCGGCCTCGGGCTACGTCGGCGCCTTCACCCGGGCGGCCAACGTGGTCTACGAGACCCGCGAGGGCCGCAAGATCTGGAAGCTCAAGCCGCTGCAGCTGCTGGTCACGCTGATCGGCATCCTGTTCGCCGCGCTGATCCTGGCGATGCTGGTGCTCAGCGGCCCGGTGGTCGACGCCGTCGGCCAGGCGATCGGCCTGGGCGACACCGTGCTGACCATCTGGACCTGGATCAAGTGGCCGGTCATCCTGGTGCTGCTGGCCCTGATGATCGCGGTCCTCTACTACGCGACGCCCAACGCCAAGCTGCGTGGCTTCAAGTGGGTCAGCCCCGGCGCCGGCGTCGCCATCCTGGTGGCGGTCGTGGCCTCCGCGCTGTTCGCCTTCTACGTGGCGAACTTCAGCAGCTACAACGCCACCTACGGGGCGCTGGCCGGTGTGGTGATCTTCCTGATCTGGTTCTGGCTGATCAACCTCGCCCTGCTGTTCGGCATCGAGCTCGACGCCGAGATGGAGCGGACGACGGAGCTGAAGGCCGGCGTCCCGCGCGCGGAGAAGGAGATCCAGCTCGACGCCCGGGACGAGCCGAAGCGTCAGCAGACCACCTGA
- a CDS encoding acyl-CoA dehydrogenase, protein MRSSLVLSPRDLEFLLHEWLQVESLTKRERYAEHSRETFDAVLELAEQIATEQFAPHNRKADENEPHVVDGKVVLIPEVAAALRVFAEAGMNAAALPEELGGLQLPAVVNQAVHVWFQAANIGTSAYPFLTMANANLLVAHGTPEQVQTYVPPMAEGRWFGTMALSEPQAGSSLADITTRAVPQDDGSYRLTGNKMWISAGDHELTENIVHLVLAKVPGGPAGVKGISLFIVPKFLVAEDGSLGERNDVVLAGLNHKMGYRGTTNTLLNFGEGVHTPGGQPGAVGFLVGEQHRGLTYMFHMMNEARIGVGMGATGLGYTGYLHALDYARDRTQGRPLTGKDPSAPPVPIIEHPDVRRMLLAGKSYVEGGLALGLYCARLVDEERTAEEEADRQRAHLLLEMLTPIAKSWPSQWCLAADDLAIQVHGGYGYTRDYPVEQFYRDNRLNPIHEGTHGVQALDLLGRKVVMSGGAGLSLLGETIAATTARAAGTPWADLGEQLDGLVQQLGAVTATLWGQGDPQVALANASVYLEAAGHVVVGWLWLEQALATEGRDGDFYTGKRQAARYFQRWELPKVGPQLALLASLDTTVLEMRSDWY, encoded by the coding sequence GTGCGCTCGTCGCTCGTCCTGTCCCCCCGTGACCTCGAGTTCCTGCTGCACGAGTGGCTGCAGGTCGAGAGCCTGACCAAGCGGGAGCGGTACGCCGAGCACTCGCGGGAGACGTTCGACGCCGTCCTGGAGCTGGCCGAGCAGATCGCCACCGAGCAGTTCGCGCCGCACAACCGGAAGGCCGACGAGAACGAGCCGCACGTCGTCGACGGCAAGGTCGTGCTGATCCCGGAGGTGGCGGCGGCACTGCGGGTCTTCGCCGAGGCGGGGATGAACGCGGCCGCGCTGCCCGAGGAGCTCGGCGGGCTGCAGCTGCCGGCGGTGGTGAACCAGGCGGTGCACGTGTGGTTCCAGGCCGCCAACATCGGCACCTCGGCCTACCCGTTCCTGACGATGGCCAACGCCAACCTGCTCGTCGCCCACGGCACGCCGGAGCAGGTGCAGACCTACGTGCCGCCGATGGCCGAGGGCCGCTGGTTCGGCACGATGGCGCTGTCGGAGCCGCAGGCCGGGTCGTCGCTGGCCGACATCACCACCCGCGCCGTCCCGCAGGACGACGGCAGCTACCGGCTGACCGGCAACAAGATGTGGATCTCGGCCGGTGACCACGAGCTGACCGAGAACATCGTCCACCTGGTGCTGGCGAAGGTGCCCGGCGGGCCGGCCGGGGTGAAGGGCATCTCGCTGTTCATCGTGCCGAAGTTCCTGGTGGCCGAGGACGGGTCGCTCGGCGAGCGGAACGACGTCGTCCTGGCCGGCCTGAACCACAAGATGGGCTACCGCGGGACGACGAACACGCTGCTGAACTTCGGGGAGGGCGTGCACACCCCCGGCGGGCAGCCCGGCGCCGTCGGCTTCCTGGTCGGCGAGCAGCACCGCGGGCTGACCTACATGTTCCACATGATGAACGAGGCGCGGATCGGCGTCGGGATGGGCGCCACCGGGCTGGGCTACACCGGGTACCTGCACGCCCTGGACTACGCCCGGGACCGCACCCAGGGCCGGCCGCTGACCGGCAAGGACCCGTCGGCGCCGCCGGTGCCGATCATCGAGCACCCCGACGTCCGGCGGATGCTGCTGGCCGGCAAGTCCTACGTCGAGGGCGGGCTGGCGCTGGGCCTGTACTGCGCCCGGCTGGTCGACGAGGAGCGCACCGCCGAGGAGGAGGCCGACCGGCAGCGGGCGCACCTGCTGCTGGAGATGCTGACCCCGATCGCCAAGAGCTGGCCCTCGCAGTGGTGCCTGGCCGCCGACGACCTGGCCATCCAGGTGCACGGCGGCTACGGGTACACCCGCGACTACCCGGTCGAGCAGTTCTACCGGGACAACCGGCTGAACCCGATCCACGAGGGCACCCACGGCGTCCAGGCGCTGGACCTGCTCGGGCGCAAGGTCGTCATGTCCGGCGGGGCGGGGCTGAGCCTGCTGGGCGAGACGATCGCGGCGACCACCGCACGGGCCGCCGGCACGCCGTGGGCCGACCTGGGTGAGCAGCTCGACGGCCTGGTGCAACAGCTCGGGGCGGTCACCGCGACGCTGTGGGGGCAGGGCGACCCGCAGGTGGCGCTGGCCAACGCCAGCGTCTACCTGGAGGCGGCCGGCCACGTCGTCGTCGGCTGGCTGTGGCTGGAGCAGGCCCTGGCCACCGAGGGCCGGGACGGCGACTTCTACACCGGCAAGCGGCAGGCCGCGCGGTACTTCCAGCGCTGGGAGCTGCCCAAGGTGGGCCCGCAGCTGGCCCTGCTGGCCTCGCTGGACACCACGGTGCTGGAGATGCGCAGCGACTGGTACTGA
- a CDS encoding zinc-dependent alcohol dehydrogenase has product MKAATWTGVNEVSVEEVPEPTLLNDHDVILKIKQSVTCGSDLHLLGGYIPFMRAGDVLGHEFLGEVVEVGSAVRDRKVGDRVVGAPFAACGNCWYCKQEQYSLCDNGNAHPGITEGLWGQSPGGCLGYSHAMGGYAGSHSEYLRVPYGDVGTFVVPEGVSDTRALFASDAASTGWMGADLAGTKPGDVVAVWGGGGVGQMAARAAMLLGAEQVVVVDRIPERLQQVREHVGAEAIDYSSTDVLAELRERTGGRGPDVCIEAVGMEAHSSGAAGVYDQVKQQLRLQTDRPTALREAVMACRKGGSIFTLGVFAAMVDKFPLGALMNKGITMRGAQVHAQRYIPELLERMERGELVTEHLATHVLPLSEAPRGYQMFKDKEDGCVRAVFTPGS; this is encoded by the coding sequence GTGAAGGCCGCGACCTGGACCGGCGTCAACGAGGTCTCCGTCGAGGAGGTGCCCGAGCCCACGCTGCTCAACGACCACGACGTGATCCTGAAGATCAAGCAGTCGGTCACCTGCGGGTCGGACCTGCACCTGCTGGGTGGCTACATCCCCTTCATGCGGGCCGGTGACGTGCTGGGCCACGAGTTCCTCGGCGAGGTCGTGGAGGTCGGGTCCGCGGTGCGCGACCGCAAGGTCGGCGACCGGGTCGTCGGCGCACCGTTCGCCGCCTGCGGCAACTGCTGGTACTGCAAGCAGGAGCAGTACTCGCTGTGCGACAACGGCAACGCCCACCCCGGGATCACCGAGGGGCTGTGGGGCCAGAGCCCCGGCGGCTGCCTCGGGTACTCCCACGCCATGGGCGGCTACGCCGGCAGCCACTCGGAGTACCTCCGGGTGCCCTACGGCGACGTCGGCACGTTCGTCGTCCCCGAGGGCGTCTCCGACACCCGGGCGCTGTTCGCCTCGGACGCGGCCTCGACCGGCTGGATGGGCGCCGACCTGGCCGGCACGAAGCCGGGCGACGTGGTGGCCGTCTGGGGCGGCGGCGGGGTCGGGCAGATGGCGGCGCGGGCCGCGATGCTGCTCGGTGCCGAGCAGGTGGTCGTCGTCGACCGCATCCCCGAGCGGCTCCAGCAGGTGCGGGAGCACGTGGGTGCCGAGGCCATCGACTACTCCAGCACCGACGTCCTCGCCGAGCTGCGGGAGCGCACCGGTGGTCGCGGCCCCGACGTCTGCATCGAGGCGGTCGGCATGGAGGCGCACAGCTCCGGTGCCGCGGGCGTCTACGACCAGGTCAAGCAGCAGCTGCGGCTGCAGACCGACCGGCCCACCGCGCTCCGTGAGGCGGTCATGGCCTGCCGCAAGGGCGGGAGCATCTTCACCCTCGGGGTCTTCGCCGCGATGGTGGACAAGTTCCCGCTGGGCGCGCTGATGAACAAGGGCATCACCATGCGCGGGGCCCAGGTGCACGCCCAGCGCTACATCCCCGAGCTGCTGGAGCGGATGGAGCGGGGAGAGCTGGTCACCGAGCACCTGGCCACCCACGTGCTGCCGCTGAGCGAGGCGCCCCGCGGCTACCAGATGTTCAAGGACAAGGAGGACGGCTGCGTGCGGGCCGTCTTCACCCCCGGCAGCTGA
- a CDS encoding DMT family transporter, whose protein sequence is MYWLVLVLSGVLEAVWATALGRSEGFSRLVPTVVFAVGLAGSMAGLAYAMRGLPIGTAYAVWVGIGAALTAGWAMWSGEEPVSVVRVLLLAGIVGCVVGLKLTH, encoded by the coding sequence GTGTACTGGCTCGTCCTCGTCCTCTCCGGCGTGCTCGAGGCCGTCTGGGCCACCGCCCTCGGCCGGTCCGAGGGCTTCTCCCGGCTCGTGCCGACCGTGGTGTTCGCCGTCGGCCTGGCCGGGAGCATGGCCGGACTCGCCTACGCGATGCGCGGCCTGCCCATCGGCACCGCCTACGCCGTCTGGGTGGGCATCGGTGCGGCGCTGACCGCCGGCTGGGCGATGTGGTCGGGGGAGGAGCCGGTCTCCGTCGTCCGGGTGCTGCTGCTGGCCGGCATCGTCGGCTGCGTCGTCGGGCTCAAGCTCACCCACTGA